The nucleotide sequence CTGGGAGTTTACTGCTCCGGGCGAACACCCTTCCTGGGGTGCAACCAATACATCAGCAGCCTGGCTTTGCGAGCATCTGTACCATCACTACCTATATACTATGGATAAAAAGTATTTAGCGGAGGTGTATCCGGTATTAAAGGGGGCTTCCCTTTTCTTTGTGGATATGTTGGTAGAAGATCCTCGAAACGGATATTTGGTTACAGCTCCCACAACCTCCCCTGAAAATAATTTCCGTATTTCTAACGGGAAAGAAGTTGCGATCTCTGCAGGTTCAACAATGGATAATCAACTTGTGCGGGAACTATTCGGTAATACAATAGAAGCTGCAGGCATTTTAGGATTAGACAGCGCTTTCGAGCAGGAACTAACAGCTAAACGCAGTAGACTCATGCCAACAACGATAGGTAAAGATGGCCGTATTATGGAATGGCTGAATGAGTATGAAGAAACAGAAATCACCCACCGTCACGTGTCGCACTTATATGGGTTACATCCGGGGAATGAAATTTCGGTTGCACTTACACCCGAACTTGCCAGAGCTGCCCGTGCATCACTAGAGAAGAGGGGAGATGAAAGCACCGGATGGTCTATGGCTTGGAAAGTAAATTTCTGGGCTCGTCTGCATGATGGTGACCGCGCTCATAAGCTGTTATCCGATCTGTTAAGACCTTGTTTAAAGTCGTCTGAAGAGCCAACCTATTCCGGTTATGGAAGTGGCACCTACCCCAATCTGTTTTGTGCGCATCCGCCCTTTCAGATTGATGGAAACTTTGGAGGAGTAGCTGGCATTGCAGAAATGCTGATTCAGAGTCAGACCGGAATTATAGAATTGTTACCAGCTTTGCCATCCGTTTGGAAGAGCGGGAGTTTCAAGGGATTGAAAGTAAGAGGAGGGGCCGAAGTGGCTGTAAGCTGGATAAACAATGCTGTAAAAGAGGCTACAATTAAAGCGGCTGTCGACAATACGTTCAAAGTAAAATTACCTGTTTATGCACCCCAATTAAGTGTTGCCATAAATGGACAATCTAAGTCTCTGCCTGTTAGTGATGGTATTCTTACATTAACACTCCAAAAAGGAGACATAGCCGTTCTCGGTTTCTAAACGATACAATAAAAAAAGAGAGCTATAAAAGGCTCTCTTTTTTTATTGTATCGTTCAAATCAATCATTAGTTTCTGCACCAGTTACATTTGTATCGATTTTTCCTATATGTTTCATGACTTTGGCATCCAGATAAAAGATCAATTCTTCTGCAATGTTGGTGCAATGATCTCCATAGCGTTCCAGTTTTCTGATTACACCTGCCAAAAACAGCCCGGACAAAGCACTACCCGGATGGGTTTCGATGAAATCTGCAATAAGAGAGGCCGATGCATGATTTATCTCATCAACAATAGCGTCTTTGGCAAAAACACCCGAGGCAATAGCAGAATCCTCTTTTTCGAAAGCCTCTTTTGTTACAGACATCATTTCCAGAACGGCTTTAAGCATTTCTTCTATTCGGGTAGCTTTTATCAGTTCCGGATCAATAGGCTCGCCTACAGGCATGTTTCCTGCAAAGCGGGCTATGCTTTCAGCAAAATCGCCTAATCGTTCCAGGTTTGTGTTAATCTTATACATAGCCAGTACGAACCGTAAGTCAATGGCTACAGGTGCATACAAAGCAATTATATCTTCACAATCGCTGTCAATCTTTAGTTCAAAAGCATTTACACGACGTTCGCGATTCATTACTTTAAACGCAAGTTCTTTATCGCCTGTTAAAAGCGCTTCACCTGCATTATATAATTGTTGATGCACCAATGCCCACATTTGGCTGACGCTTCCTTTTAACGCATTTATTTCCTCTTCTATAACTTTCATACTTCAAATGTTTAAACGTTAATTCCGTTTTTTAGGTATAACAAAAGAAATCATCCAAAACGACCTGTAATATAATTCTGCGTTGATTCTTTTTCCGGATTGGTAAAAATTT is from uncultured Macellibacteroides sp. and encodes:
- the phoU gene encoding phosphate signaling complex protein PhoU — its product is MKVIEEEINALKGSVSQMWALVHQQLYNAGEALLTGDKELAFKVMNRERRVNAFELKIDSDCEDIIALYAPVAIDLRFVLAMYKINTNLERLGDFAESIARFAGNMPVGEPIDPELIKATRIEEMLKAVLEMMSVTKEAFEKEDSAIASGVFAKDAIVDEINHASASLIADFIETHPGSALSGLFLAGVIRKLERYGDHCTNIAEELIFYLDAKVMKHIGKIDTNVTGAETND